The following is a genomic window from Chryseobacterium ginsenosidimutans.
CGCAATTATTCCTGCATCTCTTACAGGCCCCGGTTCCGTTTCTTCCATGATACTTTTGCCTTCATCAATTAATCCCTGCATTGCGTCGCACTTTTTAGCCTGAGCTTTTTTACCTAATGAAGCAAAACATTCTTCCAGTCTTTTTACATGTATTTGAGTTTCAGCAAGATGTTGTTCAATAGCTGACTTTAGTTTTTTCTCAGTAGCATTTTTATACATTTTCGGGAGAGCTTTTGTAAGAGCTTTTTCTGCCCAGTAAATGTCTTTTAAAGAATCTTCGAATAAATCTTTTAACTCTTTAGCTGCATTTTTTTTAGCAGGAATTTTTGATGTCGTTTTTGATGCTGTAGTTTTTTTTACAGGTGCTTTTTTAGCTTTTGTTTTAGTTTCCATAATGAATTATATTTAGTGATTTATCTGTGAATTGATATAATGATGGTTGCAATTTTAAGACCAAAAAAGATATTTTAATAGAGTAACGGTCAAACCAATTGTTATAAACCATTCATTATCAAAAGCTTTATAACATTAAATTTGCGGAAAACGACTGGGTAATTACCATAATCTTAATTATTTTAGTTAAATACTTATTATACGCAGTAAGTATAAGTTTCATGTTGTTATTAAATTAAATAATATTGCTGAAATGTAATTAAATCATAAATTATTTTGGGATTTTATATATTATGGATATATTTGTAATGCTAATGACATTGCTTTTCTGAAATCTAAGTTTATTCTTTTCTCAGTCTTCGCTTTTTCATCTGCTAATTTTTGTAACTAATTGTTAAGTGTTATATTTTGTTAAATTTAATATTTCAAAAAACAATTTGATTTACTTACAGAAAGATTAACTGTTTGAAAATAATATCAATGCAGTAAAAAATGGGAATAATCCCAATTAGAAATAAATACAACAATTTTAATATATTACAATGCAAGAAGGAACAGTAAAATTCTTTAATGTAACCAAAGGTTTTGGTTTTATTACTCCATCAACTGGAGGTCAGGATATTTTCGTACATACATCAGGTTTAAAGGATGAAATTCGTGAAAACGATAAAGTGACTTTCGATGTAGAAAATGGAGCAAAAGGTGTTAATGCGGTAAATGTACGTGTTATATCATAAATAAAAGAAAGATAAATCTTTCTCTATTTAAAAGCGGAAAAAATTAATTTTTTCCGCTTTTTGTATCTTAAAATAATGTTTATAGCAATTAATCACGCTTGCTTTTGAGACCGGAATTTAATATAAAATGCAAAGTGATAACTTTAGGTTAAGATAAAGTCCATATGATAAATCAAAGAGTTGCAAATTTTTGCAACTCTTTTTTATGAACTATATAACTTCTTCATTAATAGCATCTTTTTTGAGCTGACTGATAAAATATGATGGTGTGACACCGGTTTCCTTTTTGAATATGACTGCAAAAACCTCTCTGGAAGAAAATCCTGATGCTTCAGCGAGATAACTTATTTTATATTCCCGGAAAACGGGTGTTTCATATAATTTGTTGGTGATATAATGTATACGTAATTCGTGAAGATAATTATTAAAATTCTTGCCTTTGTGCTGTTTGATAATTTCTGAAAGGTACCTCGGATTTGTATTGAATGAAGTCGATAAGGAAGAAAGACTCATATCTTTTTTCAGAAATTTTTCAGATTTTTCAAATTTAGAGAGTTTATTCAATATATAAATGGTAGTTTCTTCAGGAATATTTATAACATTTTCTGGGGTTTTATTTTCAGGCTCAATTAAAATAGGTTCAACTAAAATGGGTTCAATTTCTTTAGATATTGCTTCACTTTTAAGATTTTCAAGAGCGATTTTATATTTTTCATGAATTTTATCTTGATTTCGTCTCCAGAAAAGCCAACCGGATACTACAAGAACAAAGAAAATAATACAAGAAATAATAATAATGTGCAATTCGTTGTCTTTGTGAGTTTTATCTTGTTTTGAATTGATTTTTTTTATTATTTTATCTGAGGATAATTTATTAATATGAGATAAACTGTCGCTGAGGTCAGTATAAAGCGACATGTATTTTATTGTAGAATCTTTATTTTTAAGTCCTTCATAAGAATTGGTTAAAGTTGCATAGGCTGCAACTCTTTCAGAAGGTGATTTTTTTTCTTTCTCAAGTTTTATGACTTGTCTTGCATATTCTATTGCTTCTATATGCTTATTTTGTTCAGAATAAAAATTGCCCAAACAATTTAAAATAGGAATTTTATCAGCCTTAATTTCAGTAAATTTCCTGTTATTAATCGTAAATAGTGAGTTTTTTAGGTATTCTTCAGCAGTATCTAATCTTTGAGGCTTGTATACCATTGCATAATACATTCCCATATTCATATAAAGATAAGAGATCATATCATATTTTTCCTCTGTCTGCAGTATGTCTTTATTGTCAGTTATTTCTTTTGCTTCCTTTAAGCTTTTTTTGAAGTATGACAAAATAGTATCCTGATTTGCTTTTTTAGGAATATAATAACCCGCAGCTAATCCTTGATATATCAGGGACATATGATAATGCTTCTTATTAGTATCAGTAATTTTATCGACGTAATATTTTGCATTTTGAAGTTCCTTATAATTTTCATCAAAAAGGCCAAGTGAAGAAAGGATTGAAGCTCTTTGGATAATTGCAGTAGAAACAGATTCATTATCATTTAGTTCTTTTGCCAGTTTTTCTAATTCTTGAGAATGTTCGATTGATTTTTCATTTTCTCCAATACTGCGATAAAGCATCATAAGTTTTTTTTCGCTGGCTATAATTCCTTCCTTATAATCAATACTTTTTGCATCTTTATTTATTTTTAAGAATAATGCTAAAGTTTTGTTTTGATCAATGGAGTTTTTCTTACTTAAAGCGATTTCATTGTCAATGTTTTTTTTGGTGATAGTCTCAACTTGAGTGTAATAAATACCGAAAATCAAACTGAGTACGAGAAGAATAATTTTTTTTGTTAACATCATTTTATGGTTTTTTTTAGTTTGCAATTTTAGTGCAATTTTATTTATAACTTGTGTTTATTTTGTGATAAATTCCGAAATTACCACTTTATAAATGTGTTTTAATGTTTTGATATTCAGTTGTTTGTTTTAATAATATAAGAAACATTCATTAAAACAGACTGCTATACTGTTTACACACAATCTCATTTATTTTTCACTTTATATTTTTCTGTTAAAGTACGATTTATTTAATTGATTATTAGTCTATCAATAATAAAACAAGTATTAATTTATTCTTTTGGTTTGAATTTCCGAATTCACAACTTATAGTATTTTGAAATGATCTTTAAAAGTTTCTATTATTGTAACATATTTCAATTCCTATTGAAAAGTAGATTCTAAAAACACAACACAAAACACACAAAACTAATGATTAAAAATTTTATTGCTTTTGAAAAAAATGGTTTGATCCAATTTACAGTTAGTAACACTTAAAAAATTGATGATGAAAAAACACTATTTTTTTATTTCCCTGCTTGTTTACGGAGCTTCCCTACATGCTCAAATAGCTATTGCTCCCAATCCTTCCGATCACGAACCGCACCAGAATTCAATATTGGATGTGAAATCTTCAACACCTTCAAAAGCGGTGTTATTTCCCGTAGTTTCACAGATTACTGATGCAGCAGATCCGGATAATGACAACGGTTATAGAGGGGCAATAGCTTACAGCAAAAATAATGCTGTAATTTATGAGCATGACGGAACCAATTGGTCAAGTATCTACAATTACGTTGTAGAAGTCAAGCCTCAGTATTTTGCTCACTTTTCGCGCTCATCTAATCTGAATCTTTCCTGTAATGGCGGATTTCTTCCTCCGTATGGTTGTACGGCTACAGGAATCATTCCACTTACTAACAGCGGAGGCTCTGATTTTCAAGGAAGTTCTACTAATCTTTCTTTAGCGTCAAATGTTGTAACGGTAAATGAAACAGGTTTATACAGAGTTACTTACAGATCTTATGCAACTTTCAACGGATTGAACACGGATGAAATTCAATTGAGACTTCAAAAATCTTTAATTGCAACTCCGACAGTATTTTCAACAATTGACTCTAAATCTTTTACAAGCGACAATGATAACTTAGGTTATTCCCCTGTTTTTAACGGATCGATCGTTATACAGGTTAATGCCGGAGAAAAATTCCGTTTACAAGGTTTCATGCAATCCGGATTTTCACCTTTGATCAATTCGTCGACCAGCTTTCAAAATAACAGTACTTACGGAATAGGAGAGCTGATTTTCGAGAAAATTGTTTTATAATCATTAATTCTAAAATTATGTATCCTAAAATATATTTATCGCTAACAGCTTTATTGGCTGCAACATTTCTCAATGCACAGGTGATGATTTCTAAAACAGCTGGATCTGCTCATCAAAATGCTCTGCTAGATATAAAAGATGGCACAAAAGGTGTCATTTTTACCCGCTCTGAAAGTATCGGTAGTTTTCCTTTATATAATAATACCCAGGAAGATTATTTTAATGATGAACCGGCACTGGAAGGTGCAATTCTATACAATAAAGAAGATAAGCAGTATTACAAATACGATGGTACAACTTGGATTCCTGCTCTTCAGCTTGGCGGTTGGTACAATCCTTTTCTTACGAGAAGAAAAGCAAATAATTCAAAAAC
Proteins encoded in this region:
- a CDS encoding YciE/YciF ferroxidase family protein, which encodes METKTKAKKAPVKKTTASKTTSKIPAKKNAAKELKDLFEDSLKDIYWAEKALTKALPKMYKNATEKKLKSAIEQHLAETQIHVKRLEECFASLGKKAQAKKCDAMQGLIDEGKSIMEETEPGPVRDAGIIAAAQKVEHYEIATYGTLAAYAKILQEKTCLKNLLATLNEEKQCDELLTKVADTTLNSKAIKK
- a CDS encoding cold-shock protein; translated protein: MQEGTVKFFNVTKGFGFITPSTGGQDIFVHTSGLKDEIRENDKVTFDVENGAKGVNAVNVRVIS
- a CDS encoding helix-turn-helix transcriptional regulator encodes the protein MQTKKNHKMMLTKKIILLVLSLIFGIYYTQVETITKKNIDNEIALSKKNSIDQNKTLALFLKINKDAKSIDYKEGIIASEKKLMMLYRSIGENEKSIEHSQELEKLAKELNDNESVSTAIIQRASILSSLGLFDENYKELQNAKYYVDKITDTNKKHYHMSLIYQGLAAGYYIPKKANQDTILSYFKKSLKEAKEITDNKDILQTEEKYDMISYLYMNMGMYYAMVYKPQRLDTAEEYLKNSLFTINNRKFTEIKADKIPILNCLGNFYSEQNKHIEAIEYARQVIKLEKEKKSPSERVAAYATLTNSYEGLKNKDSTIKYMSLYTDLSDSLSHINKLSSDKIIKKINSKQDKTHKDNELHIIIISCIIFFVLVVSGWLFWRRNQDKIHEKYKIALENLKSEAISKEIEPILVEPILIEPENKTPENVINIPEETTIYILNKLSKFEKSEKFLKKDMSLSSLSTSFNTNPRYLSEIIKQHKGKNFNNYLHELRIHYITNKLYETPVFREYKISYLAEASGFSSREVFAVIFKKETGVTPSYFISQLKKDAINEEVI